In the Arachis ipaensis cultivar K30076 chromosome B04, Araip1.1, whole genome shotgun sequence genome, gtggaggaggtaattgtgctaatagtggtgagggtatttttgtccgaaaaaattaaaaggacgattttaataccaaaaaagacgttaaggacgattctaaatcgaaaattagatgagAAACGGTTTCAATTTtcaccctcaacgttagggaccaataCTATACTTACCCCtataaataactaatttaatgACTTATTTTCCATGTATATATAACATGTCCTTTTATTTTAGTGACCTTTATTCCAAAAAAAGGTTAGGATCTCTACAAGTACATTGTTACTCAAATAATCCATGAAACTTTCCCATATAGCTTGATTATTAtcaataagaataagaataagaatagaaTTAGTAATTTCTTTTAGCTTACAGCTTACTTTCACACATACAAATATCTTCTATTATAAGTATTAACATTCCTTTCAATCAAATTGAAGTTTAAACCATAGTTTATCACATGTGATGTGAGGGATTAGTCTCTAGTCTTTTTTGCTAAACATCATCTTTTGGTGCCTCAAATGACATGTCAATCACTGACTCACTGAGGATGACAAAAAAATGTTATTCCATGGAATTTAGATATAAGAGGAATAGAATGATTAGAATCTCCCAAAGCACGAAATGTACCATTGTTAAATTATAGACTGACtgaattaatataataaaatttatatataataaaaattataaatttaatgataattaatcttttattttattactttatcaatttttttaatttgaaatttcatATTTCAAAATGCATACGGACCAAGTTATGCAATACTCAAATAACACTgagaattttattttatacagaggaaCATAATAATTAATCTAAAAAGGGATAACAcagcaaaaacaaaataaaatcatatGGGTAATGATTAAATTTGTGCTCTCAATAATTTTcattttacttattttatttttttacagaaCAAGACAGAAGCTTTTTCATTCCATTAGCCAGTGCATGTGCTTGTGAGTGAGTGGAGGAAGCAGAGAGAGACTGTGTCTTGTGTGAAGGGAGGGACTCCCCACTTTCTTCTCAAAGTCGTCTCCACGTTCTTATTTGTTGCTGTGTCTTCCACTGTTCCCATATTCCGCAAATtaagcttctttttttttctttttcttttctccttttttttccttttcctgTTGAATTTTGAAAGCTATTGTGGAACTTCCAATACGTTTGAACTAGTCCTTCAAATACCCTTTATTCAGATTTTGGTAAAGTTTTCATCTTTGGTATATGGGTTGTGGCTTGTGCTAGTTTTGGAGATCTGGGTGTGCTGCATTTTGGACTTGAATTTGTGTTCTCAGGTTGTGGAAATTGCAAGTGATAAATCTGGGTCATAATGCTGCTGGGTGCTCCTTCATTTGTCTTCTGCTGCAAATAGaagaaaaaggtttttttttttttccttttttaaattatttctgAGCTACCTTTCTCTTTTCCCATTGTGAATTTCGCTTTACCTTTAGTATTTGTCAGGTTCTGTAGCTTGCAAAAGTTGCAAAAGTTCCCAACTTTGATAAAAGTAGTTCATGGGTATTGACTTTTTGCTGCTAAGCTAAGCTTTTGTTTTTGGGAGTTGGGTCTTAGTGGTTgttagaagttttgattttggaagAAAATTTGAGCATTTTGTGGTAGTAGAATAGTTGATGATGATCTGAAACCTGGAGTTGATGCTTGATCTGGAGTGTTGAATTTGATGGTTATGTGAAAAAAGATTGGAAATTTGTGAGTGTTATTGAAATTTGGAAGATATTGATGGGAGTGTTATAGTAACATAGCacatttttgttgttgttgttgttgagggTAGATTCATAGAAGATATGGCTTCAACTTCTCCTTCTCCAAATGCATCACCTTCTGCAATTCCACCAGAATCTTCTGCTaatccaccaccaccatcacaaCCATCTCCATCTTCTCCTTCTAAGCCAAATCAAACCTCTGACACCCCTGCACCTTCATCTCCTTCTACCCCTTCTTCAGCTTCACCTCCTTCTCCTTCAGTTCCTGTAACCTCTCCTCCTACCCCATCCCTTTCACCTCCACCATCATCTACTACACCTCCACCAACTCCATCCCCTCCTTCACCACCAGATTCTCCACCACCCTCAACACCAGCATCACCTCCACCTTCAGTTGCAtcctcaccaccaccaccagctgcCACTGCTGCCCCTCCTCCTGCCAAGACTTCCCCTTCGGTTCCAAGTTCGTCCCCACCGCCTCCCGTAGCCAGTTCCCCTCCACCTCAACCCTCACAGGCACCTCCTAAATCAACTCCACCTCCTTCTCAACCAGTTTCACCATCTCCTCCACCTCCAGCCAATGTGCCAAGGCCAACACCATCCACCCCTACTCCGCCGAAGGGAAAGCCACCAGAGAGTTCTCCTCTGCCGCCTTCGCCTCCTTCACAACATGCATCCCCTCCTTCTGTTTCTAAACCTGCTCCTTCCACTGATGCTCCCCCTCCATCAACATTGCCATCCACTCCTCCTGCACCTCCTTCCAAAGATGTCCCTGCTCCATCCACATTGCCATCAACTCCTCCTTCAGTCCCTTCGGCGTCTTCACCTCCATCGTCTTTGTCTCGTCCCTCTAATAATGGAACAGCAGCGGGGGCTCCAGCCGAGTCCTTACCCTCTTTTCCAACTGAGAAACCCACTGCTAAACCAACTAATGATGGCACCGATAATATAACCTCGAATACCCCATCTTCACATTCAAAAGGGTTAGGTTCTGGAGGAGCTGTGGCCATTGCCGTTATAGCTGGCTTTTTTGTTCTCAGCCTTCTTGTTATGGCTTTGtggttttcaaagaaaaagaagaaaggaaagggacCAAAAGCTGGTTATACTTTGCCTTCACCATTTACCTCGTCTCACAATTCAGGTATTGCGTTTTGCACTTCTATCCCTTAACTATATAAGCTCATGCTGGTTATTACATGTTGTTTGTTGTCAACCTTGATTGTTACATGTGCTCATAGCAGTGTTATTCATGTGTACAAATATGTGATGAGTTCATGTGTTTGTGCTTTTAGTAGTGTCCTTCGTGACTTCCTGTGTAGACATATTTGATGAATTCAGCTGATTATAAATTTGTGTTTGTAGGCAGCTTTATGAACTAGGTAATAATTGAAATGTGTAAAATTTTCAtagaatatatataatttttagttTGTGTGTGATGTGCTCCTAGCAGTGTCCTTCATGTGTACACAAATGTGTTACGAATTCAGCTTATTACAATGATTTTAAGTGTGATAATCAATTCTTGCTGGACTTTATTTTGTTCCAAAGAAGTTTGAATTTTAGttgtatatattatttttaaagtgGTACTTTGTGAATGGAATATGTTCATAGGAAGCTTTATAAAGTAATTAATAATTGAATTGTGCAAAGTTTTGCTATAATATATACAATCTTTTAAGAAACATTGGTATTCTGTGCTAGGTACATTATTCTTGAGGCCACAATCACCAGCTAACTACTTAGGTAGTGGTTCTGGTGGTGATTTTGTGTATTCACCATCAGAGCCAGGTGCTGTAAGTAGTTCAAGATCATGGTTCACATACGAAGAACTTATCCAAGCTACAGATGGGTTTTCTCCAAAAAATCTATTGGGAGAAGGTGGATTTGGTGCGGTCTACAAAGGTATGCTCTTTGATGGAAGAGTAGTGGCTGTGAAACAGCTTAAAGTTGGTGGCGGGCAAGGGGAACGCGAATTTAGAGCAGAAGTTGAGATTATTAGCCGTGTGCATCATCGCCATCTTGTTTCCCTGGTGGGCTATTGTATATCTGAGCATCAAAGATTGCTTGTCTATGACTATGTTGCTAACAACACACTTCATTACCATCTTCATGGTAAGTAAGATATCTCTGTGATTCAGTAattcaaataagtaagaaaatgTAATACTTATTAACAACTTATTACAAATTTacaacttcaaaagatatatTTTATATCCACTTTGGTTGAACCATGTGAAAATGTCATATATGAAGTCCATTCTTTAGCATGAAAAGTTAAAAACTAATCATACTGTGCTGCTctcattatttatttaaatattttgggGGTGAACTCAAGAACTCTTGAAAAAAATTATGCATTATATATTTAATGATTTTGCAGCTTGCAAGTAGATACACAAGATTCTTCCCCATATGTATTCATTAATATTTAAGTTAATATTGCATTTGAGTTCTACTCCTCCAATCCGAAGTAGGTTTTTCTAAAAAGTTTCGGTAATCATGCAATTCTAAGTTTATGTTTAATGGGTACCCTCCTATGTAAATTTTGATCTATAGCTTAATGAATAATTTACAACTTTTACAGGTGAAAACAGACCAGTTTTGGATTGGCCTACCAGAGTCAAGGTTGGAGCTGGGGCTGCTCGAGGAATAGCTTACCTACATGAAGACTGTAAGTTTCTtcattgtttttcctttttttccatATTTCATCACTATCCACAGTAAATGGGATTTTCTTTGTACTAGGGGTGTCTTTTAGATTTGGAGACATtcttataaaatataaatatttttcttatgaCTAATTACATTGAAAGTTTTGAAGGACAAGATTGTATTCTTGTTCATTTTAAATTTAGAGCTACTTGTGTTTTAGTTGttgatcctttttttttttgcggCATAATATTTTTTGTATCTTCTTCATCCCTGTTTCTTACttcatttttaattaatttatcagGCCATCCACGCATCATTCATCGGGATATTAAGTCATCAAACATCCTGCTTGACAATAACTTCGAAGCTCAAGTAAGCCACTTTTGAACTCTTGCAACATAATTGGTCAGGGAATAAGCAAGTTTTCATGCTTCATTGCCAGCTTAAATCACATTTACAATCTGACACCTTTTTGGTATGATTTGGCCAACAGGTTTCAGACTTTGGACTTGCAAAATTGGCTCTGGATTCAAATACACATGTTACTACCCGAGTGATGGGAACCTTTGGGTAGGTACATGCGTTTGCGTGTAGCCTCATCAGTGATCTTTCATACCTTGTTGTTTAGGCCTCTTTCTGCTTATGGAATTGCAGGTACATGGCACCAGAGTATGCAACAAGCGGAAAATTGACTGAAAAGTCCGATGTATATTCCTTTGGTGTGGTGCTTTTGGAGCTAATTACCGGTCGGAAGCCTGTAGATGTCTCTCAGCCTATCGGTGACGAAAGCCTGGTTGAATGGGTACTTCCTATATTAGAAACTTAGAATTAACATTGCTTTGCTTATCATTATAACACTTGCATTTATAGAAACCATAGATTCCGAGGTTTTATTTACTTACTAGGCCAACTTATTCCCAGGCTCGGCCTCTGTTGATAGAAGCACTTGATAACGAGGACCTCGAAATCTTGGTGGATCCAAGACTGGAAAAGAACTACAACAGAGATGAAATGTTCCGGATGATTGAGGCTGCTGCAGCCTGTGTTCGCCACTCAGCAATAAAGAGGCCACGGATGAGTCAGGTAATTTGTTATCTTGTTTTCGAAAAGCTCCTCAAGACTATACTTTTCTTAACTTCCAAGTTACTAACCCTGCATGCATCAATTCATACATCACTTCCTAGGTGGTAAGAGCTTTAGATTCCTTAGACGAAAATTCTGATCTCAACAACGGAATCAGACCGGGGCAGAGTTCAGTCTTCGATTCTGCGCAACAATCCGCACAGATCAGAATGTTTAGAAGGATGGCTTTTGGTAGCCAAGATTACAGTTCCAGTTTCTTTAATGAGTCTCAAAGTAGCTGGATGAGTAGAGAGCAACATGACTCAACAACCATGAATAGATCAGGACCTAGGAATATTATTTGagatgattatgatgatgatggtAATTTGATGGTGGCCAGATCCTGTGTTATAACTCTTGTAAATCTCAAaagtatcattttttttttaacccttttttgtttctttttgccAACATGATTTTGCTTGCTATGATGCCTTCTATTCTTTTGTAATTTAGGTCATTTGTTACATAACTACTTGTATTTATAAGAGTTCAATGATTAATGATATAATATAATACCATGTATGATTTGTTGATCAATCTGCAACACCTATTACTATTAGACCTTTGATTTGGCAATTTGAGAGTGAAATAGGGAGAGCAAGGTCAACAAACACCGAGTTATCATTGATTTGACTCTGAATTCTAGACTATATCATGGAAAGAAACCAGAAACAACCATCTGAAGAAAATGCATTATATATACAGCTAGTTTAGATATCCATCACCTCATTATTTTACAAACCATGGATATTTTATATTTGGACTTTTATTTCAGATATTACACACTTATCAACAATTCTAAACATATAAGATTCCGAAACTCTTTAAATATATGGTTTATGAGTTTATCTTTGTATCGATGCCAAttctttttatccttttttttgcTTCTTCTGTGTGCTAGTTTCGATCCAAGGACTTTATAGTTAAGAGCAATGCCAATAACCCTTATCGTAGTTTCATGACCTTTCACCAACATATTAGATAGGAAGCATTTTAGGTATACCCGACCTTTTTTTTTTGGAAGTTTGAAATGCCATGTACGAATAGTTTTCTGGTTAATCATTTGTTTTTTAGTGAGCTAGTAATTCACAATGTTATCCTTGTGAAAGCTTTTGAAAGACGAAAACAGAGCAATACACTGGCTGAAACTTTAATGAAAGCCATAAAGATTGTAgctattttttcttgttttttccaccattattattgcaACATGTGTCATCTCATGATTCCTAATTTCCTATTTATTAATGTtcaataataaaagaataattttatatatttaaatttttttgttaaccaaATTCAATCAAGTCAgtctaatataataaaaattaattataactaatattatttcaaattttattatttaacttaATNNNNNNNNNNNNNNNNNNNNNNNNNNNNNNNNNNNNNNNNNNNNNNNNNNNNNNNNNNNNNNNNNNNNNNNNNNNNNNNNNNNNNNNNNNNNNNNNNNNNNNNNNNNNNNNNNNCTAAATCCATAAATAAAATACATTATTTTATTACATCTAATTCGGTActccacttttttttttatgtcatTCTCTACTtccaataattttatattttttcataattcctgaattttaaattatttgacattaatttttttacaatcaatatattttttagaaaaaaaatattattactgctCTAAACTTGTGTTACCAGAATTctcttagaaattaaaattaacatttatttttttcaataaacaATTTCTCTACTTTGGATTAATGCTAATAGAATCACTAAATTTTATAATTACTAATATTCGTTCTATtacatttatttttctaattttttacaaaaatacacAAAGAATAAAACATTTTTTCTTAATTACTGTATATTACAACAACATCACAAACAATAGTAtacttaaatattaatatttctacctctcaaaaaaataatttaactgactttctttaaaattttggTCTATTTCGACTAATAAAAAAAGGTATAAACTAAAAATTTTGGTTGATCATTTTAGACGACTCTNNNNNNNNNNNNNNNNNNNNNNNNNNNNNNNNNNNNNNNNNNNNNNNNNNNNNNNNNNNNNNNNNNNNNNNNNNNNNNNNNNNNNNNNNNNNNNNNNNNNNNNNNNNNNNNNNNNNNNNNNNNNNNNNNNNNNNNNNNNNNNNNNNNNNNNNNNNNNNNNNNNNNNNNNNNNNNNNNNNNNNNNNNNNNNNNNNNNNNNNNNNNNNNNNNNNNNNNNNNNNNNNNNNNNNNNNNNNNNNNNNNNNNNNNNNNNNNNNNNNNNNNNNNNNNNNNNNNNNNNNNNNNNNNNNNNNNNNNNNNNNNNNNNNNNNNNNNNNNNNNNNNNNNNNNNNNNNNNNNNNNNNNNNNNNNNNNNNNNNNNNNNNNNNNNNNNNNNNNNNNNNNNNNNNNNNNNNNNNNNNNNNNNNNNNNNNNNNNNNNNNNNNNNNNNNNNNNNNNNNNNNNNNNNNNNNNNNNNNNNNNNNNNNNNNNNNNNNNNNNNNNNNNNNNNNNNNNNNNNNNNNNNNNNNNNNNNNNNNNNNNNNNNNNNNNNNNNNNNNNNNNNNNNNNNNNNNNNNNNNNNNNNNNNNNNNNNNNNNNNNNNNNNNNNNNNNNNNNNNNNNNNNNNNNTGACATAACCGAAACATATATTACAAAATCAAGAGTTTATttgtctaaaaaaataaaaatcaatggcTTAGTTGGTATGCTCATTTTATCTTTGGTCTAtaagaccatctccagtagggaaTTCATCTTAGTCTCTATTTATGGCCcatctgtcataaaaagtaactccacatcagcttttgcgtcataaacgGTAAATAGAAACTtaaagcatctctctcttctctattaggaggaactaactgtAGTCTCTATTGTGGTcccatttaattaattaattaaaatacttaaaattaatgtaattgatttttttaataatattatttaaatttattagcATTTTGAACCCATTTTAGTTAGCGGGGCGGACCAGTCCGTCCCGTTTATGGGGCGGGCCTAGGCGGGTTGGGGCGGGCCGgcccgctttgccacccctagtACGGACCAACAAAATACATTCTCAACCTATAATAATATTGGCTGGCTCACCCCTTTAAAATCACACATACATATTAAGTCAATCTATCGAACTAAAGAAAATAGTAACATGCTTACCTCTATAAAACCTGCAACATCCTGCCGCAGTTGGAACTCTTTCATGTATTTCTTTTGCGCATATTCACATAATACATATTTTTTTACATCTGAACCGATAATTTTTTttagggataagtatgattttggtccccaacgtaggGGCTGAAAATTCTTTTCATCACTCGCCTTTTTTTCGCTCCAAAATGGTCCCCcaaggtttcagtttgttttaaaatggtccttcggacaaaaatacccctccctcccctcttcttcctcaaccagttcctcccaccaccaccaccaccaccaccaccaccacatcatcatcatcatcatcatcatcatcaaactcaGAAGGTGAAGAACAGAATCGCAGAAATTGAAGAACAGAAGCGCAGAAGCAGAACAACAATGGAATCAACcaatgaaacaacaacaacaataaccagAAACAAAGAACAACAATGAAATCAaatgaacaacaacaacaaaagcagTTACaagcagaagaacaacaacaacaaaaaaaacaaGAACCCATCACTCAACCCAGAACCCATaacacatcatcatcatcaaaactcaACCCAGAACTTAGAACTCAGCAAAAATAATTGATAAATGAATCAGAAGAACAACCAAAAAAGAACAGAAACTAGAAAAATTGATAATCAAAAACAGAAGCagcagaaggagaaggagaaggagaaggagaaggagaaggagaagaaggtggTGGTGGTGTGNNNNNNNNNNNNNNNNNNNNNNNNNNNNNNNNNNNNNNNNNNNNNNNNNNNNNNNNNNNNNNNNNNNNNNNNNNNNNNNNNNNNNNNNNNNNNNNNNNNNNNNNNNNNNNNNNNNNNNNNNNNNNNNNNNNNNNNNNNNNNNNNNNNNNNNNNNNNNNNNNNNNNNNNNNNNNNNatatttattttatttaaaaaattttttaataaagggtaatttggtaataaaaaaaataaaattagtaaaaaggacgattttaaaacaaaccgaAACCTTGGGGATCATTTTAGAGCAAAAAAAAGGcgagggacgaaaaaaattttagcCCCTACgttgggaccaaaatcatacttatcccttttttttaatattaaatctgAATGACTCTAAATCACGGCATTTCAAACTTTTAAAAAATGACAGAGTATACCTTCCTATTAGATACATAGTCTCAATAGCTTAGCTCcacgaaatatatatatatatatatatacacggaAGTGTTTCACGTGTGCCATGGTACGGTATTGGAGTTTCAGAACTCCATGTACGATCAAGTTGCttgtaaaattttgttttttagcAATTTATTGAATTACCAATTCACCCCACATCTAAAATGGAAAAGACTACGTTGGGCAGTTTGTAGCTTTGAGAGAAAAGGCGCGGAGCTGATTGGCGCACGGTGAGTCTCGAAGATACTCCGTGGTTGAATCACGCTTTCAACGCTAATTAACAAAAATTGCGTTTTGTTACATTTAGAATACTGTTATCTATGCTTATTGTAATCGAATTTTTCAATGTTTGTCCTTGTTTCAATCTCATTTTCTTCTTAGCAAGAACAACAACGAACTAATTTAGTCAATTTCTATTTTAACATATATGCTTTTCTATATGAGATGCAGTGTACTTTTGCTAGCATTCCGAAGATAAAAATAACAATCTATCCACTTTAATTTAACTTTTACTTCCATTAAatttataaaatgaaaaataaattaaactagaaaAAGTTTGCGATACAATTTATAAACATCACAATAAGAtatgtcaataaattaattacattaaaaattaaactaaaaacaatCCTTTTTATTTAGTTCTTGTTATATATGAAAACTGAATTAAGTACATTAATTTTATTCTTGTTATGTATCAAAAATGAAttatataacaaaaataatttaataacaaATTTATAATATCCTTAAGGGAGCTACTTAAATAAAGACATTTAAAACgtatttttttaaagatgttttttaataattaaaatttaatgtatataattgattaaattatgttatttttgtcaaaattagatcaGATAAATTGATTTGGTCGAAAAATCGATAAATTAAGTATTGaattggtctaaattaatatttttttaataaaaaattactacaataattttgttgttgaaaatgactaaaatactcttattatatatatatacagaaatatttgataattaaagaaaattaactaaaaatagatataatttattttatttaatatttattaattgttgagataattaataaatattgaataagacaatttttaattttttttatctctctATTATTATCGTattattaattagttagttaTATATAGACCAGTAAATTAAtgtgatgataagttgattaTGGTAAAACATCAATTATCAAATGATGAATAGCGCCCACCTTGGCCTTACAAAAATAATTTCTGTTTTCCACATCCAACTAGACAAAAGGTATACATCTTTAGGATAAACATGAACTCATCACCTttgacattttttttctttaaaattagtattatccatacaaaaagaaataaaaaaaaaactcttgtCGTTAATGATGTAAGATTCaagtataatataaatataaaagatTAATTAACAGTCATATTTATACAGAAATATAAAATGATCTTATATTGTAAGTAAGAAAATCAAGTTATATTCAcatctaatttaaaatcaaaatatgaaTAAAAGTACATAATTATAATAATGACTGACATTTTGATATCCATAATaaaatcaccaaaaaaaaatgagtcaccaaaaaaaaaataaagatgttTTAAACTTCTTTATTTGAGTTGCTTCCTATCCCCAAAACCTTAAAAAACGAAACTGATTTTTCGGAATcattaattttgatatataacAAAACTAAGTAAAAAAGATTGTGTTTAATCTTTTTTCGTTgaagtgttattttttttttaattattttttgcaaTATTTTTTCTGTCTCAATtctgattttataaatttaatttctttttttattttggtcaACTTAGCCATATAAAAAGAACACTTTGTCAAcgaattataattcaaatggcataatcttttCATACTCATTTAAAAGTTGCGAGTCCGAGTctttctatttttggtaaaaaaaaaaccatattGAGTTATCAAAATATCCcatttcttaaaaataaattcTGTCCCATAAGTCAATGGATTAACCAACTAGGGAGCTAACTACTAGATCAATCCAACTtaattaatttcttttctttttattttttgggtTTTACCTCAATATGTCATTAAACGGCCCATGATTAATCGGACCTCAATGCCATGCCCAGAAGCCTAAGCCATGTGGctgttaggtagcgtttgg is a window encoding:
- the LOC107635527 gene encoding proline-rich receptor-like protein kinase PERK8; its protein translation is MASTSPSPNASPSAIPPESSANPPPPSQPSPSSPSKPNQTSDTPAPSSPSTPSSASPPSPSVPVTSPPTPSLSPPPSSTTPPPTPSPPSPPDSPPPSTPASPPPSVASSPPPPAATAAPPPAKTSPSVPSSSPPPPVASSPPPQPSQAPPKSTPPPSQPVSPSPPPPANVPRPTPSTPTPPKGKPPESSPLPPSPPSQHASPPSVSKPAPSTDAPPPSTLPSTPPAPPSKDVPAPSTLPSTPPSVPSASSPPSSLSRPSNNGTAAGAPAESLPSFPTEKPTAKPTNDGTDNITSNTPSSHSKGLGSGGAVAIAVIAGFFVLSLLVMALWFSKKKKKGKGPKAGYTLPSPFTSSHNSGTLFLRPQSPANYLGSGSGGDFVYSPSEPGAVSSSRSWFTYEELIQATDGFSPKNLLGEGGFGAVYKGMLFDGRVVAVKQLKVGGGQGEREFRAEVEIISRVHHRHLVSLVGYCISEHQRLLVYDYVANNTLHYHLHGENRPVLDWPTRVKVGAGAARGIAYLHEDCHPRIIHRDIKSSNILLDNNFEAQVSDFGLAKLALDSNTHVTTRVMGTFGYMAPEYATSGKLTEKSDVYSFGVVLLELITGRKPVDVSQPIGDESLVEWARPLLIEALDNEDLEILVDPRLEKNYNRDEMFRMIEAAAACVRHSAIKRPRMSQVVRALDSLDENSDLNNGIRPGQSSVFDSAQQSAQIRMFRRMAFGSQDYSSSFFNESQSSWMSREQHDSTTMNRSGPRNII